A region from the Pseudomonas sp. Teo4 genome encodes:
- a CDS encoding AmpG family muropeptide MFS transporter → MPRKTWRAALAAYASPSTLVLLLLGFAAGLPYMLVFSTLSVWLREAGVARETIGYASLIGLAYAFKWVWSPLLDQWRLPLLGGLGRRRSWLLLSQSLVVIGLVGMSLCDPQQHLSWLIALAVLVAFASATQDIAVDAYRLEIADDQRQAALAASYMAGYRVAALLATAGALFFAEWFGSTGFSYLHKAWAGTYILFGVMMLPAVFTTLVMREPPVPLRTQLSAARYGLVHQLASVFVLIILLVSVPASFTQLFNTDWASVFFGDATPLDLLMEDRAFLRLILYVLLTWACLSTMGRRGLAPVLTPVNDFIARYRWQALLLLGLIATYRMSDTVMGVMANVFYIDMGFTKDQIASVSKIFGLIMTLVGAGIGGLLIVRFGILPILFIGGAASAATNILFLMLADMGPNLEMLVVTISLDNFSSGLATSAFVAYLSSLTNLKFSATQYALLSSIMLLLPRLIGGYSGVMVEKFGYHDFFLITALLGVPTLILIALQWRQEAGRGKQVPEESSAAERP, encoded by the coding sequence ATGCCCCGTAAAACCTGGCGCGCTGCGCTCGCTGCCTATGCCAGCCCGTCAACCTTGGTGCTTTTGCTGCTCGGTTTCGCCGCCGGCCTGCCCTACATGTTGGTGTTCTCGACCCTGTCGGTGTGGTTGCGCGAAGCGGGTGTGGCCCGCGAGACCATTGGTTACGCCAGCCTGATCGGCCTGGCCTATGCCTTCAAGTGGGTATGGTCGCCGCTGCTCGACCAGTGGCGCCTGCCGTTGCTGGGTGGCCTTGGCCGCCGCCGTTCATGGCTGTTGCTGTCACAGAGCCTGGTGGTCATCGGCCTGGTCGGCATGAGCCTGTGCGACCCTCAGCAACACCTGTCATGGCTGATTGCGCTGGCAGTACTGGTAGCGTTCGCCTCGGCCACTCAGGACATCGCCGTCGACGCCTACCGCCTGGAAATCGCCGACGACCAGCGCCAGGCTGCCCTCGCCGCCAGCTACATGGCGGGTTACCGCGTCGCGGCGCTGCTGGCCACCGCTGGTGCGCTGTTCTTCGCCGAATGGTTCGGCTCCACCGGTTTCAGCTACCTGCACAAGGCCTGGGCCGGCACCTACATCCTGTTCGGCGTGATGATGCTTCCGGCGGTGTTCACCACCCTGGTGATGCGCGAACCCCCGGTACCCCTGCGCACCCAGCTTTCTGCCGCGCGCTATGGGTTGGTCCACCAGTTGGCGTCGGTGTTCGTGCTGATCATCCTGCTGGTGTCGGTACCTGCCAGTTTCACCCAGCTGTTCAACACCGACTGGGCCAGCGTGTTCTTCGGCGACGCCACCCCGCTCGACCTACTGATGGAAGACCGCGCCTTCCTGCGCCTGATTCTCTACGTGCTGCTGACCTGGGCCTGCCTGTCGACCATGGGCCGCCGCGGCCTGGCGCCGGTGCTCACCCCGGTCAACGACTTCATCGCCCGCTACCGCTGGCAGGCACTGTTGCTGCTGGGCCTGATCGCCACCTACCGGATGTCGGACACGGTGATGGGGGTGATGGCCAACGTGTTCTACATCGACATGGGCTTCACCAAGGACCAGATCGCCAGCGTCAGCAAGATCTTCGGCCTGATCATGACCCTGGTGGGCGCAGGCATTGGCGGCTTGCTGATCGTACGTTTCGGCATCTTGCCGATTCTGTTCATCGGCGGTGCGGCGTCGGCGGCGACCAACATCCTGTTCCTGATGCTGGCGGACATGGGCCCGAACCTTGAGATGCTGGTGGTGACCATCTCGCTCGACAACTTCAGCTCCGGATTGGCGACATCGGCGTTCGTCGCCTACTTGTCGAGCCTGACCAACCTGAAGTTCTCGGCAACCCAGTACGCCCTGCTGAGTTCGATCATGCTGTTGTTGCCACGCCTGATCGGCGGGTATTCCGGCGTGATGGTGGAGAAATTCGGTTACCACGACTTCTTCCTGATTACCGCCTTGCTCGGGGTGCCGACATTGATTCTGATCGCGCTGCAGTGGCGTCAGGAGGCGGGGCGCGGCAAGCAGGTGCCGGAAGAGAGTTCAGCGGCGGAGCGGCCCTGA
- a CDS encoding MGMT family protein, producing the protein MSGEYEHVQDSPQARRTALYSVLGQVPAGKVVSYGQLAELAGLGRAARWVGRTLGQLPADTRLPWHRVLGAGGRLSLALGTPSGDEQRARLRAEGVNVTNNRVDMTRHGWRPMEHSG; encoded by the coding sequence ATGTCTGGCGAATACGAGCACGTTCAGGACAGTCCGCAAGCCCGACGAACGGCGCTCTATTCGGTGCTGGGGCAAGTGCCCGCCGGTAAAGTCGTCAGCTATGGCCAGCTGGCCGAATTGGCAGGCTTGGGGCGTGCCGCGCGTTGGGTCGGACGCACCCTCGGGCAGTTGCCCGCCGACACCCGCCTGCCGTGGCACCGCGTACTGGGCGCAGGCGGGCGCCTGAGCCTGGCGCTGGGCACACCTTCAGGCGATGAACAGCGCGCCCGGCTGCGCGCGGAAGGTGTGAATGTGACCAATAATCGTGTGGATATGACGCGCCATGGCTGGCGCCCGATGGAGCACAGCGGTTAG
- a CDS encoding FxsA family protein, which produces MRAFLLLFLIFPVLELFVFVKVSAAIGFFPALLLIIAGSALGVLVMRVAGLATALRARESLQRGELPAEDMFQGLMLAVGGGLLLLPGFISDVLGLLCLLPFTRHLAARKMRERAEAQAMRQRAFQDDPFQARPNDAGHRPNVIEGEYERRDK; this is translated from the coding sequence ATGCGTGCTTTTCTACTGCTGTTTCTGATTTTTCCCGTGCTGGAGCTGTTCGTCTTCGTCAAGGTCAGCGCCGCTATCGGTTTCTTCCCGGCGTTGCTGTTGATCATCGCCGGTTCCGCCCTGGGTGTGCTGGTGATGCGCGTGGCCGGGCTGGCCACCGCCCTGCGTGCCCGTGAAAGCCTTCAGCGTGGCGAACTGCCCGCCGAGGACATGTTCCAGGGCCTGATGCTGGCGGTCGGTGGTGGCCTGCTGTTGCTGCCAGGCTTCATCAGCGATGTGCTGGGCCTGCTGTGCCTGCTGCCGTTCACCCGCCACCTGGCTGCGCGCAAGATGCGTGAGCGGGCCGAGGCCCAGGCCATGCGCCAGCGGGCATTTCAGGACGATCCATTCCAGGCTCGCCCCAATGACGCAGGCCATCGGCCCAATGTGATCGAGGGCGAATACGAGCGCCGCGACAAGTAA
- a CDS encoding co-chaperone GroES — protein MKLRPLHDRVVIRRSEEESKTAGGIVLPGSAAEKPNRGEVVAVGTGRILDNGEVRALAVKVGDKVVFGPYSGSNTVKVDGEDLLVMSENEILAVVEG, from the coding sequence ATGAAGCTTCGTCCTCTGCATGACCGCGTAGTCATCCGTCGCAGCGAAGAAGAATCGAAAACCGCTGGCGGTATCGTCCTGCCGGGTTCGGCCGCTGAAAAACCAAACCGCGGTGAAGTCGTCGCCGTCGGCACCGGTCGCATCCTGGACAACGGCGAAGTACGTGCGCTGGCCGTGAAAGTGGGTGACAAAGTGGTTTTCGGCCCTTACTCGGGCAGCAACACCGTGAAAGTCGACGGCGAAGACCTGCTGGTGATGAGCGAGAACGAAATCCTCGCCGTCGTCGAAGGCTGA
- the groL gene encoding chaperonin GroEL (60 kDa chaperone family; promotes refolding of misfolded polypeptides especially under stressful conditions; forms two stacked rings of heptamers to form a barrel-shaped 14mer; ends can be capped by GroES; misfolded proteins enter the barrel where they are refolded when GroES binds): protein MAAKDVKFGDSARKKMLVGVNVLADAVKATLGPKGRNVVLAKSFGAPTITKDGVSVAKEIELKDAFENMGAQLVKEVASKANDAAGDGTTTATVLAQAIVNEGLKAVAAGMNPMDLKRGIDKATAAIVGELKNLSKPCADSKAIAQVGTISANSDNSIGEIIAEAMEKVGKEGVITVEEGSGLENELSVVEGMQFDRGYLSPYFVNKPDTMVAELEGALLLLVDKKISNIRELLPVLEAVAKAGRPLLIVAEDVEGEALATLVVNNMRGIVKVAAVKAPGFGDRRKAMLQDIAVLTGGQVISEEIGLSLETATLEHLGNAKRVILSKENTTIIDGAGVDADIEARVKQIRAQIEETSSDYDREKLQERLAKLAGGVAVIKVGAGTEVEMKEKKARVEDALHATRAAVEEGVVPGGGVALVRALAAIADLKGDNEDQNVGIALLRRAVEAPLRQITANAGDEPSVVADKVKQGSGNYGYNAATGEYGDMIEMGILDPAKVTRSALQAAASIGGLMITTEAMVADLPEDKPAAGMPDMGGMGGMGGMM from the coding sequence ATGGCTGCTAAAGACGTAAAATTCGGCGACTCCGCCCGTAAGAAAATGCTGGTTGGCGTCAACGTTCTGGCTGACGCGGTAAAAGCGACCCTGGGCCCGAAAGGCCGTAACGTTGTCCTGGCCAAGAGCTTCGGCGCTCCGACCATCACCAAAGACGGTGTTTCGGTTGCCAAGGAAATCGAACTGAAAGACGCCTTCGAAAACATGGGCGCCCAGCTGGTCAAGGAAGTTGCTTCCAAGGCCAACGACGCTGCCGGTGACGGCACCACCACCGCTACCGTTCTGGCTCAAGCCATCGTCAACGAAGGCCTGAAGGCCGTTGCTGCCGGCATGAACCCGATGGACCTGAAGCGCGGCATCGACAAGGCCACCGCTGCCATCGTCGGCGAGCTGAAGAACCTGTCCAAGCCTTGCGCCGACTCCAAGGCCATCGCCCAGGTAGGTACCATCTCCGCCAACTCCGACAACTCCATCGGTGAAATCATCGCCGAAGCCATGGAAAAAGTCGGTAAAGAAGGCGTGATCACCGTCGAAGAAGGCTCGGGCCTGGAAAACGAACTGTCCGTCGTAGAAGGCATGCAGTTCGACCGTGGCTACCTGTCGCCGTACTTCGTCAACAAGCCGGACACCATGGTTGCCGAGCTGGAAGGCGCGCTGCTGCTGCTGGTTGACAAGAAGATCTCCAACATCCGTGAACTGCTGCCAGTTCTGGAAGCCGTTGCCAAGGCCGGCCGTCCGCTGCTGATCGTTGCAGAAGACGTTGAAGGCGAAGCGCTGGCTACCCTGGTCGTCAACAACATGCGCGGTATCGTCAAGGTTGCAGCGGTCAAGGCCCCAGGCTTTGGCGACCGCCGCAAGGCCATGCTGCAGGACATCGCCGTCCTGACCGGCGGCCAGGTCATCTCCGAAGAAATCGGCCTGTCCCTGGAAACCGCTACCCTGGAGCACCTGGGTAACGCCAAGCGCGTCATCCTGTCCAAGGAAAACACCACCATCATCGACGGCGCTGGCGTCGACGCTGACATCGAAGCACGCGTCAAGCAGATCCGTGCCCAGATCGAAGAAACTTCCTCGGACTACGACCGTGAGAAGCTGCAAGAGCGTCTGGCCAAGCTGGCTGGCGGTGTTGCCGTGATCAAGGTCGGTGCTGGCACCGAAGTTGAAATGAAAGAGAAGAAAGCCCGCGTTGAAGACGCCCTGCACGCTACCCGTGCAGCCGTTGAAGAAGGCGTGGTGCCTGGCGGTGGTGTTGCCCTGGTTCGCGCCCTGGCTGCCATTGCCGACCTCAAAGGCGACAACGAAGACCAGAACGTCGGTATCGCCCTGCTGCGTCGCGCTGTAGAAGCCCCGCTGCGCCAGATCACTGCCAACGCCGGCGACGAGCCAAGCGTTGTCGCTGACAAGGTCAAGCAAGGTTCGGGCAACTACGGCTACAACGCCGCTACCGGCGAATACGGCGACATGATCGAAATGGGTATCCTGGACCCAGCCAAGGTCACCCGTTCGGCTCTGCAAGCTGCAGCTTCGATCGGCGGTCTGATGATCACCACCGAAGCCATGGTTGCTGACCTGCCGGAAGACAAGCCAGCTGCTGGCATGCCTGACATGGGCGGCATGGGTGGCATGGGCGGCATGATGTAA